In Leuconostoc kimchii IMSNU 11154, one genomic interval encodes:
- a CDS encoding glycosyltransferase: MQAIFLNTFYAENLSGASYAVNKRLELFLRHQVDTKIMTTTFYLTNRYYFGKHFPSQKDAFFDFTNVVTNTINVNEKEIKPDKTFFNTLGFQITNEKNKAVSKQSNYVTWITYPDGRILEISYYNRDNQILRKDGYDHRGFLCLKSYYEINEDNHLCLTRREHLNQNGNVMLTYFFTLDNKLRKIFRCVEGGAIYAFNNENELLLSVLKEYTKNRSENYVVIADLFITDTLAKLSQLNEQKNVALFVQLHNIQYKQTREGNPIRIGYSYPVLNNELYKGLIVLTDRQKRDVDSIIQSKNNIYTIPENWFSKTDVNNYYSVNWDDKEDGLVIISARLDAVKQIDQAISAVIFAHKRVPKIHLEIWGNGSERETLEQLIEQHNAGDYIFLKGTLDNVSMKKRISESQLHLLTSKNEGLPMVLFEAQLGQTPSICYDIDYGPDAIINNRINGDLIAPNDTKYLAMRLEELFKDEKQGTLRQYAFNTRATLDKYSESSIWSLWESLIKQAFNYENYNHRES, encoded by the coding sequence ATGCAAGCAATTTTTTTAAATACGTTTTACGCTGAAAATTTATCAGGTGCAAGTTATGCGGTAAATAAAAGGTTAGAGCTTTTTTTACGTCATCAAGTAGATACTAAAATCATGACGACGACATTTTATTTAACAAATCGTTACTATTTTGGAAAGCATTTTCCTAGTCAAAAAGATGCTTTTTTTGACTTTACAAATGTTGTAACTAATACTATAAATGTAAACGAAAAAGAAATTAAACCAGACAAAACATTTTTTAATACATTAGGATTTCAAATTACGAATGAAAAGAATAAGGCAGTTTCAAAACAGTCAAATTACGTTACTTGGATAACATATCCAGACGGTAGAATATTAGAGATCAGCTATTATAATCGAGACAATCAGATTCTGAGAAAGGATGGCTACGATCACCGAGGATTTTTGTGCCTTAAATCATATTATGAAATCAATGAGGATAATCATCTTTGTTTGACACGTCGGGAGCATCTTAATCAAAATGGCAATGTGATGTTAACCTATTTTTTCACACTTGATAACAAATTAAGAAAGATTTTTCGGTGTGTTGAAGGTGGGGCTATATATGCTTTTAACAATGAAAATGAATTGTTATTAAGTGTCTTAAAGGAATATACAAAAAATCGGTCAGAAAATTATGTTGTTATAGCAGATTTATTTATAACCGATACACTAGCCAAATTAAGTCAATTAAATGAACAAAAAAATGTTGCATTGTTTGTTCAACTTCACAATATACAATATAAGCAAACCCGTGAGGGGAATCCGATTCGAATAGGTTATAGTTATCCTGTTTTGAACAATGAATTATACAAGGGACTTATTGTATTAACGGATCGACAAAAAAGAGATGTCGATAGCATTATTCAAAGTAAAAATAACATCTACACCATTCCTGAAAATTGGTTTTCAAAAACAGATGTTAACAACTATTATTCTGTTAATTGGGATGATAAAGAAGATGGATTAGTCATCATCTCAGCACGATTAGATGCAGTTAAGCAAATTGATCAAGCAATTAGTGCTGTGATATTTGCTCATAAACGTGTACCGAAAATACACTTAGAAATTTGGGGAAATGGGTCGGAACGCGAGACACTCGAACAATTGATTGAACAGCACAATGCAGGAGACTACATTTTTCTAAAAGGCACACTTGATAATGTTAGTATGAAAAAACGTATATCAGAGTCCCAACTACATCTCTTGACGTCAAAAAATGAAGGGTTACCAATGGTTTTATTTGAAGCTCAGCTGGGACAAACCCCATCCATTTGTTATGACATTGACTATGGACCGGATGCCATTATTAATAATCGTATCAATGGTGATCTGATAGCTCCAAATGATACTAAGTATTTGGCTATGCGTTTGGAGGAGTTGTTTAAAGATGAAAAGCAGGGGACGTTAAGGCAATATGCTTTTAATACGCGTGCAACACTGGATAAATATAGTGAATCATCAATTTGGTCGCTTTGGGAAAGTTTAATAAAGCAGGCATTCAATTATGAAAATTATAATCACCGAGAAAGTTAA
- a CDS encoding glycosyl transferase translates to MKIIITEKVNKELLDWQAEQKEETHIVSWTAEINYKPQQNETNLYHFMRQGKSEYLIQDLPFTKQFVLNHRSTSGSHQLEFKDDQQIIVAKVYLREYTQFVERLEIIDRFGETLSNLTYSGKDLVQQINYDVSGHPVENQFWGHEQKITTYWGMRNDKLSNVGMSLVTEDQEIIYNSYWDWHFSAFREIISSFADVSEIISYEAPTLSIDMPNRRVQYGELMPDMPMNQPKKWMVGFQQQNFWKPRTDVSKVAKTLGYQQINFDTPYVDSDTWIAKQLEKHCLQVKPGDLVVWQYPKYSPQLELTVLNWFHQRKIRVASFIHDISLLREDIKVREHYLPESDKILLNSFDANIIPENFVQPLYDLTGVVLKNIVALAPYDFMVEGKIEPAQYSQNIVYAGSLVKFPKLQDIDFNLTVYGEKNFSNINIENPKIFNGGFLPAEELAKQLNEGFGLIWDEDKKNSYRQAYTKWNWPYKFSLYMAAGLPVIAWSDSAIAELIKAAHVGIVVDNLSQVSYEIKKISTAEFDEMASNAAQIGSQLAQGKSTKAALNKLEEVLSKKKKSFLINY, encoded by the coding sequence ATGAAAATTATAATCACCGAGAAAGTTAATAAAGAGTTACTAGACTGGCAGGCGGAGCAAAAGGAAGAAACACACATTGTGTCCTGGACAGCTGAGATAAATTATAAACCACAACAAAATGAAACAAATCTATATCATTTTATGCGACAAGGTAAATCTGAATATTTAATTCAAGATTTACCTTTTACAAAGCAGTTTGTGTTGAACCATCGTTCAACATCCGGTAGTCATCAATTAGAATTCAAAGATGATCAACAAATTATAGTGGCAAAGGTTTATCTGAGGGAGTACACACAATTTGTAGAACGATTAGAGATAATAGATCGGTTTGGTGAAACGCTTAGTAATTTGACTTACAGTGGTAAAGACTTAGTTCAACAAATTAACTATGATGTTTCAGGGCATCCAGTCGAAAATCAATTTTGGGGACATGAACAAAAAATTACAACTTATTGGGGAATGCGTAATGATAAGTTAAGTAATGTTGGTATGAGTTTAGTGACCGAAGATCAAGAGATTATCTACAATAGCTATTGGGATTGGCATTTTTCGGCTTTTCGTGAAATCATTTCTTCTTTTGCAGATGTATCAGAGATTATTAGTTATGAAGCACCTACTTTAAGTATTGATATGCCCAATAGACGAGTTCAATATGGCGAATTAATGCCAGATATGCCAATGAATCAACCTAAAAAGTGGATGGTTGGTTTTCAACAGCAAAACTTTTGGAAACCGAGAACAGACGTTTCAAAAGTTGCGAAGACACTTGGGTATCAGCAAATTAATTTTGATACCCCCTATGTTGATAGTGATACTTGGATAGCTAAACAGCTGGAAAAGCATTGTTTACAGGTTAAACCAGGAGATTTGGTCGTTTGGCAATATCCTAAATATTCCCCACAACTAGAATTAACTGTACTCAATTGGTTTCATCAGAGGAAAATTAGAGTTGCCTCATTTATACACGACATTAGCTTGTTACGGGAAGACATTAAGGTTCGAGAACATTATTTACCAGAATCTGATAAAATATTATTAAATTCTTTTGATGCTAATATAATACCAGAAAATTTTGTTCAACCCCTATACGATTTAACAGGAGTAGTTTTAAAAAATATCGTTGCGCTTGCGCCTTATGATTTTATGGTAGAGGGTAAAATTGAACCAGCACAATATAGTCAAAATATTGTTTATGCAGGTTCTTTGGTTAAGTTTCCTAAGTTACAAGATATTGATTTTAATTTAACAGTTTACGGTGAAAAAAATTTTTCCAACATTAATATTGAAAATCCAAAAATTTTTAATGGTGGTTTTCTGCCAGCGGAAGAACTAGCCAAACAGTTAAATGAGGGTTTCGGCTTAATTTGGGATGAAGACAAGAAAAATTCGTATCGTCAGGCATATACAAAGTGGAACTGGCCATACAAATTTAGTCTTTATATGGCCGCTGGACTACCGGTTATAGCATGGTCAGATTCGGCAATTGCTGAATTGATAAAGGCTGCTCATGTTGGTATCGTAGTCGATAATTTGTCTCAAGTTTCATATGAAATAAAAAAAATTAGCACAGCCGAATTTGACGAAATGGCATCTAATGCTGCACAAATCGGTAGTCAATTAGCACAGGGAAAAAGTACAAAAGCGGCTTTGAATAAATTAGAAGAAGTTTTGTCTAAAAAAAAGAAATCGTTTTTAATTAATTATTAA
- a CDS encoding GNAT family N-acetyltransferase: MKIRPLEKKDLPYIYQQENSRKVMALWFQEAYTSFDELELLYDRHVLDQTERRFVVEDDNQFIGVVELMYIDGLHRHTEIQIIIHPDHQGHGYAQMAIKAGIEYAFKVLNMHKVYLYVDVDNDAAIHIYKKVGFVEEGILRGHFFAEGKYHDSMMMGILATEFMS, encoded by the coding sequence ATGAAAATTAGACCGCTCGAAAAGAAAGATTTACCTTATATTTATCAGCAAGAAAATTCACGTAAAGTCATGGCTTTGTGGTTTCAAGAAGCCTATACTTCTTTTGATGAATTAGAATTGCTCTATGACCGTCACGTGCTCGATCAAACTGAACGTCGGTTTGTGGTTGAAGATGATAATCAATTTATTGGCGTCGTCGAATTAATGTACATCGACGGCCTTCACCGGCACACCGAAATTCAGATTATTATTCATCCTGATCATCAAGGTCATGGTTATGCGCAAATGGCAATTAAGGCGGGTATTGAATATGCCTTCAAAGTCCTAAACATGCATAAAGTTTATTTATATGTTGATGTTGATAATGATGCTGCAATTCATATTTATAAAAAAGTTGGCTTTGTTGAAGAAGGAATCCTTCGTGGTCACTTCTTTGCAGAAGGTAAGTATCATGATAGTATGATGATGGGTATACTTGCCACTGAGTTTATGAGTTGA
- a CDS encoding thymidylate synthase, which produces MSKNEQQYLDLAQKVLNEGALKGDRTGTGTHSLFGTQMRFDLQEGFPLLTTKKVYFGLIKSELLWFLRGDNNIRFLLQHNNHIWDEWAFKNWVESDQYTGPDMTNFGHRAIEDPEFAATYKIQKDIFVDKILNDDDFMATFGYVGDVYGKLWRNWETTSLNADEGTIDQVSRLVHDIKTTPDSRRLILTAWNAETTPQAPLPSCHVLSQFYVADGKLSVQLYQRSGDFFLGVPFNIASYSLLLHMVAAQTGYEVGDFVHTIGDTHIYNNHVDQITEQLSRPMHQLPKIWLNPEVKSLFDYTMDDIKILDYESEPAIKAPVAV; this is translated from the coding sequence ATGTCAAAAAATGAACAACAATATCTTGATCTCGCACAAAAAGTACTCAACGAGGGGGCTTTAAAGGGCGATCGTACAGGCACTGGAACACATTCCTTATTTGGAACACAAATGCGTTTCGATCTCCAAGAGGGCTTCCCATTACTGACAACTAAAAAGGTCTATTTTGGTCTCATTAAGTCTGAATTACTTTGGTTCTTGCGTGGGGATAATAATATTCGTTTCCTATTACAACATAACAATCATATTTGGGACGAGTGGGCATTTAAGAATTGGGTAGAATCCGACCAATATACCGGCCCTGACATGACAAACTTTGGTCACCGTGCCATAGAAGATCCTGAATTTGCCGCCACTTATAAAATTCAAAAAGATATTTTTGTGGATAAGATCTTAAATGACGATGATTTTATGGCTACATTTGGCTATGTTGGGGATGTTTATGGTAAACTTTGGCGTAATTGGGAGACAACATCTCTAAACGCAGATGAAGGCACTATTGATCAAGTGAGCCGCTTAGTGCATGATATTAAAACAACACCTGATTCAAGACGTCTGATTCTCACAGCTTGGAATGCCGAAACAACCCCACAAGCGCCTTTGCCTTCTTGCCATGTGCTTAGCCAATTTTACGTGGCTGATGGCAAGCTTAGCGTCCAATTATATCAGCGTTCGGGTGACTTTTTCCTAGGTGTACCCTTTAATATTGCTTCTTATTCACTGTTGCTTCATATGGTCGCTGCTCAAACTGGTTATGAAGTTGGTGACTTTGTTCACACTATTGGTGATACACATATTTATAACAACCATGTTGACCAAATAACCGAACAACTTTCACGTCCAATGCATCAGTTACCAAAAATTTGGTTAAATCCCGAAGTGAAGTCGCTATTTGATTACACCATGGATGACATAAAAATATTGGATTACGAAAGCGAACCAGCAATCAAAGCACCTGTTGCTGTTTAG
- a CDS encoding deoxycytidylate deaminase, with protein sequence MPQKRISWDQYFIAQAAILSTRSTCTRLHVGAVIVQNNRIITSGYNGAVSGTPHCTDVGDLIVDGHCIRAVHAEQNALMQAAQMGISVDGAEVYVTDVPCIHCTKLLLQAGISKINFMRDYHNDAFAEALLAEKHVSLQQVPFSQQTAEQINLNQFIMHD encoded by the coding sequence ATGCCACAAAAACGTATCAGTTGGGATCAATATTTTATCGCACAAGCCGCCATCTTATCAACGCGTTCAACCTGCACACGATTACATGTCGGCGCTGTAATTGTCCAAAACAACAGAATTATCACAAGTGGTTATAATGGTGCCGTATCGGGAACACCACATTGTACAGATGTTGGCGATCTCATTGTTGACGGTCACTGCATTCGTGCTGTTCATGCGGAACAAAATGCTCTCATGCAGGCGGCACAAATGGGTATAAGCGTTGACGGTGCCGAAGTTTATGTCACTGATGTCCCTTGCATTCATTGTACAAAATTATTATTACAAGCGGGTATATCAAAAATAAACTTTATGCGCGATTATCATAATGATGCTTTCGCTGAGGCATTATTGGCAGAAAAACATGTCAGTTTACAACAAGTACCTTTTTCACAACAGACTGCCGAACAAATTAATTTAAATCAATTTATTATGCACGATTAG
- a CDS encoding bifunctional 5,10-methylenetetrahydrofolate dehydrogenase/5,10-methenyltetrahydrofolate cyclohydrolase yields MTEILDGAAVAKITNAKTAERVSKLPKPVTLAVVYDPKNDGSRLYVNMKSKKAATVGIVTQDIPTDATATTESVISLIEKLNADEHITGILVQSPLAKGVKEREVFSAVAPHKDADGLGATVQGMLFGDALQDYTVAATPQGVMTLLQHYDIDIAGKSALVIGRSQLFGRPMFALLTNADATVTLAHRYTPELTLRTHLKAADIVVIGVGQPNFLKGSDLKEGAVVIDVGMNYVDGVAVGDVDFKSAQGVASYITPVPGGVGPMTIATLLENTVTLAENYQ; encoded by the coding sequence ATGACTGAAATACTAGATGGTGCAGCGGTAGCCAAGATTACTAATGCCAAAACTGCTGAACGTGTGTCAAAATTACCAAAACCAGTGACTTTGGCTGTGGTCTATGATCCTAAAAATGATGGCAGTCGGTTGTACGTCAATATGAAATCAAAAAAGGCAGCGACAGTAGGTATTGTAACGCAAGACATTCCAACAGATGCCACGGCAACAACGGAAAGTGTCATTTCATTAATCGAAAAGTTAAATGCGGATGAACATATCACTGGTATTTTGGTACAAAGCCCCTTAGCAAAAGGGGTCAAAGAACGTGAGGTCTTTTCGGCTGTTGCACCACACAAAGACGCCGACGGTTTAGGAGCCACTGTGCAAGGTATGCTGTTTGGTGATGCGCTGCAAGATTATACAGTTGCTGCCACACCACAAGGTGTGATGACATTGTTGCAACATTATGATATCGATATCGCTGGAAAGAGTGCATTAGTTATTGGACGATCACAGTTGTTCGGTCGTCCAATGTTTGCCTTATTAACAAATGCTGATGCTACAGTTACACTAGCACATCGGTACACACCCGAATTAACATTAAGAACGCATTTAAAAGCGGCAGACATTGTTGTTATTGGTGTCGGTCAACCTAACTTTTTAAAAGGTTCTGATCTTAAAGAAGGTGCGGTGGTCATTGATGTGGGTATGAACTATGTTGATGGTGTTGCGGTCGGAGATGTTGATTTTAAGTCAGCACAAGGTGTGGCTAGTTATATTACACCAGTTCCTGGCGGTGTTGGGCCAATGACAATTGCAACGTTATTAGAAAATACGGTGACATTAGCAGAAAATTACCAATGA
- a CDS encoding biotin transporter BioY yields MKTKKLTFTVAIIAILIVMAYVPVIPIGVVPITIQNIGIMLAGAILGWRHGFLAIIAWLLLAMLGLPVLTGGSGGLPHFFGATAGYLWAYPFAALLIGLGMSMLDKFNATNFVTILLTILLFGVIFIDVSGAVGLNIVTHMPLSKALFMQLAFIPGDAIKAVLATIITLTLRRRFSMLRHV; encoded by the coding sequence ATGAAAACCAAAAAACTAACATTCACAGTTGCTATTATTGCAATACTAATTGTCATGGCCTACGTTCCCGTCATTCCGATTGGTGTTGTTCCGATTACAATTCAAAATATTGGGATTATGTTAGCAGGTGCCATATTAGGTTGGCGCCATGGATTTTTAGCAATTATAGCCTGGCTATTACTGGCTATGCTAGGATTACCAGTATTGACTGGTGGTTCTGGTGGTTTACCACATTTCTTTGGTGCCACCGCCGGATATCTCTGGGCCTACCCATTTGCCGCACTACTTATTGGACTTGGTATGTCAATGCTTGATAAGTTCAATGCCACCAATTTTGTGACGATTCTACTCACAATTTTACTATTTGGTGTCATATTCATCGATGTTTCAGGTGCTGTCGGGCTGAACATTGTGACACATATGCCACTGTCAAAAGCATTATTCATGCAATTAGCATTTATTCCAGGTGATGCCATTAAAGCAGTGCTTGCAACAATTATTACCTTGACATTGCGTCGTCGATTCAGTATGTTACGCCATGTCTGA
- a CDS encoding TrkA C-terminal domain-containing protein → MQTIREPRYRKIAYQIAKKIADNEYTVGSKLHARSTLSVAFGVSSETARKAVSVLADLQIVKPVHGSGVEVLSREKAKDFLSQAQETSDMQTIHTQINQLITSQKTEIKALENNLALLFEQNQRVQRHSPLSPYELELNDDSSKFGQSIGSLTLWQNTGATIVALLHNDELVVSPGPYAVIERGDTLYFVGKETTVQAVHKFFYHD, encoded by the coding sequence ATGCAAACAATCAGAGAACCTAGATACCGTAAAATTGCTTATCAAATTGCAAAGAAAATAGCTGATAATGAATATACAGTTGGCAGTAAATTGCATGCACGATCAACGTTATCAGTCGCTTTTGGTGTCTCCTCTGAAACTGCAAGAAAGGCGGTTAGCGTCCTAGCTGATCTTCAAATTGTCAAGCCTGTTCATGGCAGTGGTGTTGAAGTTTTATCACGTGAAAAAGCCAAAGATTTTTTAAGCCAAGCACAAGAAACTTCAGACATGCAAACAATTCATACCCAAATTAATCAATTGATTACTAGCCAAAAAACCGAAATTAAAGCATTGGAAAACAATTTGGCCTTACTGTTTGAACAAAATCAACGTGTACAACGCCATAGTCCTTTGAGCCCCTATGAACTTGAATTGAATGATGACAGTTCAAAATTCGGGCAATCTATTGGCAGTCTGACACTTTGGCAAAACACCGGTGCTACTATCGTCGCACTATTGCACAATGATGAACTTGTTGTTTCCCCGGGCCCCTACGCTGTTATCGAACGTGGTGATACGCTTTACTTTGTTGGTAAAGAAACCACTGTGCAAGCTGTTCATAAATTTTTCTATCATGACTAA
- a CDS encoding quaternary amine ABC transporter ATP-binding protein codes for MAKVEIKHLTKIFGKRPKAALKMVKQNKSKDEIVEKTGSTVGVYDISMSIDEGEIFVIMGLSGSGKSTLIRLLNRLIEPTEGQLFIDGQEITKFNKKQMLDIRRQKMSMVFQNFGLFPHRTLLENTEYGLEIQGVDKEERRKRAEQALDNAKLLSYKDQYPNQLSGGMQQRVGLARALTNDPDILLMDEAFSALDPLVRGEMQDELLELQANVQKTIIFITHDLNEALHIGDHIAIMKDGQLQQIGTGEEILTNPANDYVKTFIGGVDRSKVLTAESIMIPSLTTNVDVDGPTVALRKMADEEVSGLVAVNRKRELLGYLSSDEAVKARRNQTPLSQAVSTMPTVALDTLVADIMPIIYDSQTPVAVVDTNNRVRGVIIRGSVLEALADTEGEDNA; via the coding sequence ATGGCTAAAGTAGAGATTAAACATCTCACGAAAATATTCGGTAAGCGGCCTAAGGCAGCGCTGAAGATGGTGAAGCAGAATAAAAGCAAGGACGAAATTGTTGAAAAAACAGGTAGTACCGTGGGTGTTTATGACATCAGTATGAGTATTGACGAAGGTGAAATATTTGTCATTATGGGACTATCAGGTTCAGGAAAGTCCACTTTGATTCGATTGTTAAATCGATTGATTGAGCCGACTGAAGGACAGTTATTTATTGATGGACAAGAAATAACAAAATTTAATAAGAAACAGATGCTAGATATTCGTCGTCAAAAGATGAGTATGGTGTTCCAAAATTTTGGGCTTTTCCCACATCGCACGTTATTGGAAAACACAGAATATGGTTTGGAAATTCAGGGTGTCGACAAGGAAGAGCGACGTAAGCGCGCAGAACAAGCCTTGGACAATGCTAAGTTGCTAAGTTATAAAGATCAATATCCTAATCAGTTGTCAGGTGGTATGCAACAACGTGTCGGATTAGCACGTGCATTGACAAATGATCCGGATATTCTATTAATGGATGAGGCTTTCTCAGCTCTCGATCCACTGGTTCGTGGTGAAATGCAAGATGAGTTGCTAGAGCTACAAGCTAATGTGCAAAAAACAATTATTTTTATTACTCATGATTTGAATGAAGCCCTACACATTGGTGATCATATTGCCATTATGAAAGATGGACAGTTACAACAAATTGGAACAGGTGAAGAAATTTTAACTAACCCAGCTAATGATTACGTGAAAACATTTATTGGTGGTGTTGACCGTTCAAAAGTTCTGACTGCCGAAAGTATTATGATTCCATCATTGACAACAAATGTTGATGTAGATGGGCCAACTGTCGCTTTGCGTAAAATGGCGGACGAAGAGGTATCTGGTTTAGTAGCCGTCAATCGTAAACGAGAGTTACTTGGTTACTTGTCATCAGATGAGGCTGTTAAAGCACGTCGTAATCAAACACCATTATCTCAAGCAGTGTCAACGATGCCAACGGTTGCATTAGACACGCTAGTTGCAGATATTATGCCTATTATTTATGATTCACAGACACCAGTTGCGGTTGTTGATACTAATAACCGTGTGCGTGGTGTGATTATTCGAGGCTCTGTTTTGGAAGCACTAGCTGATACGGAGGGAGAAGATAATGCCTAA
- a CDS encoding ABC transporter permease/substrate binding protein → MPNLPKIPLENWISDIVSWLTTHLSGLFNLMQKGGQNVMDGITNGLTAVPMPLMIIGLTLIAVLTTRKKYGFPIFTFIGLALIANQNLWSDLMSTVTLVIMASVISLVIGIPLGILTAKSPKTAAIVKPILDFMQTMPGFVYLIPAVAFFGIGVVPGVFASIIFALPPMVRMTDLGIRQVPIALVEAADSFGSTTWQKLIKLELPNARNTILAGANQTIMLALSMVVTASMIGAPGLGRGVLSAVQRADVGSGFVNGLGLVILAIIIDRFTQKLNTTPGQKSISKPWRRWAVLATVVVMIGGGVVNAMTSHKTTGQKVTLGYVAWDSEVASTNVLAQSLRQHGYDVTMTPLDNAVLWQSVANGQVDASVSAWLPYTHKALYDKYKNDISLLGPNLHGAKTGFVVPDYMKVNSIADLKNEANKTVTGIEPGAGAMITAQKTVDSYPNLKGWQLSSSSSGAMTTALDKAYKAKQDIIVTGWSPHWMFSKYKLKYLEDPKGTMGKNETINTIVRKDLKHDNPKFEKVMNKFNWTKDDMESVMLDIQNGQSPEQAANKWLKSHAKLADSWYK, encoded by the coding sequence ATGCCTAATTTACCTAAGATACCGTTAGAAAATTGGATTAGTGATATTGTCAGTTGGTTAACAACGCATTTATCAGGGTTATTCAATTTGATGCAAAAGGGTGGACAAAATGTTATGGACGGCATAACAAACGGTTTAACAGCTGTTCCGATGCCGTTGATGATAATTGGTTTAACGCTTATAGCTGTATTAACAACACGAAAAAAATACGGTTTCCCAATATTTACCTTTATTGGATTAGCATTGATTGCTAATCAAAATTTGTGGTCTGACCTAATGAGTACAGTGACATTGGTGATCATGGCGTCCGTCATATCGCTTGTTATTGGTATTCCGTTAGGAATTTTAACTGCTAAGTCTCCTAAAACAGCAGCGATAGTGAAGCCAATTCTAGACTTTATGCAGACAATGCCTGGCTTCGTCTATCTGATACCAGCTGTTGCATTCTTTGGTATTGGTGTTGTACCCGGCGTGTTTGCTTCGATTATTTTCGCCTTACCACCAATGGTTCGAATGACTGATTTAGGTATTCGTCAAGTACCAATTGCTTTAGTTGAGGCTGCTGATTCGTTTGGATCAACAACATGGCAAAAATTGATTAAGCTCGAATTACCTAATGCACGTAATACCATTTTAGCTGGTGCTAACCAAACAATCATGTTAGCATTGTCGATGGTTGTTACAGCTTCTATGATTGGGGCCCCTGGTCTTGGACGTGGTGTCTTGTCTGCTGTACAACGTGCTGATGTGGGTTCTGGATTTGTTAACGGATTAGGGTTAGTTATTTTAGCTATTATTATTGATCGTTTTACTCAAAAGTTAAATACAACACCTGGTCAGAAATCAATTAGTAAACCTTGGCGTCGATGGGCCGTACTAGCTACGGTAGTTGTGATGATTGGTGGCGGCGTTGTGAATGCCATGACATCACATAAAACGACAGGCCAAAAAGTGACATTAGGGTATGTTGCATGGGACTCTGAGGTTGCTTCAACAAATGTGCTTGCGCAATCGTTACGTCAACATGGCTATGACGTTACCATGACGCCCCTGGATAATGCTGTTTTATGGCAGTCAGTAGCTAATGGTCAAGTTGATGCATCTGTGAGTGCTTGGCTACCATACACGCATAAAGCATTGTATGACAAGTATAAGAATGATATATCATTACTTGGACCTAATCTTCATGGTGCCAAAACAGGGTTCGTCGTACCTGATTATATGAAAGTAAATTCAATTGCTGACTTGAAAAATGAAGCTAATAAAACAGTAACTGGGATTGAGCCCGGAGCAGGTGCTATGATAACCGCACAAAAGACGGTTGATAGTTATCCTAATCTTAAAGGATGGCAACTGTCGTCGTCATCTTCAGGCGCCATGACTACTGCGCTTGATAAAGCATATAAGGCAAAACAAGATATTATTGTGACGGGTTGGTCACCTCATTGGATGTTTAGTAAGTATAAGTTAAAGTATTTAGAAGATCCAAAAGGTACAATGGGTAAGAATGAAACAATTAATACCATTGTGCGTAAGGATTTGAAGCATGATAATCCTAAATTTGAAAAAGTGATGAATAAATTCAATTGGACGAAAGACGACATGGAAAGTGTCATGCTTGACATACAAAATGGTCAATCACCAGAACAAGCTGCAAATAAATGGTTGAAATCACATGCCAAATTGGCCGATAGTTGGTACAAGTAA